A region of the uncultured Flavobacterium sp. genome:
ATGTTAGGCTAAAGACAATTTATTCTAATTCGATACAATCGAAAATTTCATTTCTTAGCATCATTTCGCTTATTTCATCTTCGCTTTCAATTCTCAAAATATTATCGCAATCTTCAAGATCAAAATTCCATAAGGAATTTGGCAGCAATTCATAAAGTAATGCATTTGCGAACTCTAATTTCAATTTTGTGTCAACGGATGTTTTAAAAACATAAATCATAATTTGCTCATTTTTTACAGTGCAAATTTCAACAAATGCTTTTGGAGTTAATAGGACTCCATAATCAATAATTAGGATTTATCAATCATTTTTCGGTACTGAACAGGACTCATTGCTTCATGTTTTTTAAAGAAACGACTAAAGTAAGATTGATCCTCATGACCAACCTGCATTGCTATTTCGCTTACCGAAAGAGTGGTTTGATACAGCAAATATTTTGCCTCGAGTAAAATGGTCTCATCAATCCAAGTGGTCGCAGATTTGCCTGTTACTGCTTTAACTGATTTATTCAAATGATTTGGTGTTACATTTAGCAATGAAGCATAATGATTTACCTGATGATTTGTTTTGATATTCGGGTAAATAAGTTCTCTGAATTTGGCAGAAAGTACCTCAGCAGCAGTTCCACCCTTCGGAGTTTTGACTGTATTTCTGTTCATTTCACAAAACAAAGTCATTAAATAAGTCTGTACCAGATCTAAATTTATGGTTTCGGCTTCAAGGTATTCGACCTCCAGACGACTTAATATATTGTCAATGAAAGAAGAATCTTTTTCTGAAACAATAATTTTAGGATTTCCTGATATTTTTAGAAAGTCAAAATCATTGATTATGTCAATATTTCCATATTTCCCAATTAAAAGATTTGGATGAAACTGACAAATAAAGCCTCTGTGTTTGCTATTAATATGTTCAATCGAAAAAATTTGACCTGCCGGAACTACAATAATTTCATTTTTATTAGTCTGACACTCCTCAAAACCAAGTTTTATAATATGTGTGCCAGAAGTAACAAAAACTAAAGTATGACAATCGTGTTTTGAAGGTGGAACAGGATATTGAAGCTGCATCAATTCTTCTATTTTCAAACAAAAAAAATGATCTGAATTTGTTTTGAAAAGTCTATGAATAGGATTTTCTAAGCCAAGAAATTTTTCGCGAAATCCCTTTGACCCGTACGTTTTTATTTTTTCGTTTGTTTCCATATTCTAATAGTACAGTCTAAAATCCAGTAATTTGCACAATGCATAATGTTTTTGGTACAACTCTTCGACAACCTCAGTGACGTCTTCATTTTCCTGATAT
Encoded here:
- a CDS encoding helix-turn-helix domain-containing protein, translating into METNEKIKTYGSKGFREKFLGLENPIHRLFKTNSDHFFCLKIEELMQLQYPVPPSKHDCHTLVFVTSGTHIIKLGFEECQTNKNEIIVVPAGQIFSIEHINSKHRGFICQFHPNLLIGKYGNIDIINDFDFLKISGNPKIIVSEKDSSFIDNILSRLEVEYLEAETINLDLVQTYLMTLFCEMNRNTVKTPKGGTAAEVLSAKFRELIYPNIKTNHQVNHYASLLNVTPNHLNKSVKAVTGKSATTWIDETILLEAKYLLYQTTLSVSEIAMQVGHEDQSYFSRFFKKHEAMSPVQYRKMIDKS